GACTTGCACCTCCCAGTCATGCTCATGCTGGGCACACCGCCGGCCTCGGAACCCCTACGGGGTTCCGAGGGTCTTAACGGCAGCGGCCGACGGAAGCGGACCTTAAGTGACCGGCATTGAGGCTAAGGCTGCCAGTAGCCCCGCTCCCTGGCCTGGCGCAGGAGCTCGTCGGGCATGGTCTTGCTCGTGGGGACGAGCCCCTTGGCGCTCACCCGCTGGCCCCAGTCCCGCAGCTTCTCGCGCAGGCCCGCCGCGACGTCGGGATGGGCCCCGGAGACCTCGCGCGACTCTTCCGGATCTTCGGCTATGTCGTAAAGCTCAGAGGTCTCTTTTGCGGCCTGGGCGCGGTCGCCCTTCCTGGCCTCCTGGAGGCTGACCGAGCTCTCGTAGATCAGCTTCCAGCGCTCGTCGCGTATGCTCTCCGTGCGGCTCCAATAATCGAAGGTGTTGTCCCAGAGGCCCTGGGTGTTGTAGGGAGCCCCTGAGAAGACGTACCGGTTGGCGGACGCGCCGCTCTCGACCAAAGAGGCCAAAGACTTGCCCTGCAGGCCTGCGGGAGCCGGCAGTCCCAAAGCGTCGAGCAAAGACGGCATGAGATCGACGAGCCCGACCAGGCCGGAGACGCGCCGGGCCGGAGCCCCGGGGAACTTGATGATGACCGGCACGTGCAGGATGTCGTCGTAGCTGGTCCCCCGCCGCGTCCCGGCCCGCCCGAACCGGCCGTGCTTGGCGAACATCTCGCCGTGCTCGGAGACGACCACCACGATGGTCTTGGCCAATAGCCCGGCGTCCAGCGAGCGCAGGAAGCCCCCCACCATGGAATCGGTCTCCAGCACCTTCTCGTCGTACGAGTCGCTGAGGAAATCGATGTCGTCCTGGGTGAGGCGGACCTTCTTGCCCATGTCGTCCGGGCATTTCTCCGTCTTCGGGAATTTCGGGCAGCCGCCGGCGTACTCGGCCTCGTACTCCGCTTCGGCCATGCGCAGGCCCCGCACGCAGCGTCGGGGGTCGAAATGGAGAGTCTTGCCGCGCAGGTCGCTGAAGGCGCCTTTGAAAGGCCGGTCCGGCAGGAACGGGCAATGGGCGTCGTAGCCGTGCACGAAGAGCATGAATCTCTTCCCTCCGTTCTCGGCCAGCCATTTCCGCGCCTGCGGGATGGTGGTCTTGAAGCTCGAAAAGGTCGGGTTCTCCGGGGCGTCCTGGAACCCGCGCATATGGCTGAATCCCGGGTTATAATCCAGCCCGCCCGTGAAAGCGGCGGTCCGGTAGCCGCTGTCCCGGAGGATCTCCGGCAGGGTCCGGACCGAGGCCTCCAGGACGTTCTTGAAGTGCCGCACGAAGATCTGGTGCGCGTAGGGGTATAGGGAGGTGAACAGCGTGACCCCCACGGGCAAAGTCCAGGAGGCGTGCGTGAAGGCGTTGTCGAACACCAGAGCATCCTTGGCCCAGTCCTCCAGGAGCGGGGTCGTCCGGCGGCCGTAGCCGTAGAGGCTCATGTGGTTGGCGCCGATGTTGGTGATGGAGACGAGCAGGAGGTTGTAGCCCTGGTATTTCCCCGAGAAGGCGCATGGCCCGGCCAAGGCGTCCATGCCCTTCTCCACGAAG
This genomic stretch from Elusimicrobiota bacterium harbors:
- a CDS encoding sulfatase-like hydrolase/transferase, with product MLKRACCWSCVLLGALSRPSALRAAAEQPGVSSAPVRIGYFHGGRTNVVYRTYVEGYFEAAGVPVELYTAGLHDRTVYKLPRTHDEIMKHQKGLGFEEFSKMRGTEIVDAMLAGKVDAGTIGESSFIQCVAEDKPITAVALLGYDTRARPGHVIALRKGVVINSPADFHGKTLVTRRAGPGDYIFLKEFLASIGMGDDPTIKVLAQVPDDEIARQLENKEVDGGYYHLMTAHALERYLYPYRPLNWLNPEMSQAVLVFRNDFIARHPDLVQKVVNAYIKRIAYERTLPPEKVDKSWDKGLMMKAEYAGMMIPQYDLPPRVRPELLEAMQDLLLKYGFIKKKKDLKGAIDDSFVEKGMDALAGPCAFSGKYQGYNLLLVSITNIGANHMSLYGYGRRTTPLLEDWAKDALVFDNAFTHASWTLPVGVTLFTSLYPYAHQIFVRHFKNVLEASVRTLPEILRDSGYRTAAFTGGLDYNPGFSHMRGFQDAPENPTFSSFKTTIPQARKWLAENGGKRFMLFVHGYDAHCPFLPDRPFKGAFSDLRGKTLHFDPRRCVRGLRMAEAEYEAEYAGGCPKFPKTEKCPDDMGKKVRLTQDDIDFLSDSYDEKVLETDSMVGGFLRSLDAGLLAKTIVVVVSEHGEMFAKHGRFGRAGTRRGTSYDDILHVPVIIKFPGAPARRVSGLVGLVDLMPSLLDALGLPAPAGLQGKSLASLVESGASANRYVFSGAPYNTQGLWDNTFDYWSRTESIRDERWKLIYESSVSLQEARKGDRAQAAKETSELYDIAEDPEESREVSGAHPDVAAGLREKLRDWGQRVSAKGLVPTSKTMPDELLRQARERGYWQP